Below is a window of Nicotiana tabacum cultivar K326 chromosome 19, ASM71507v2, whole genome shotgun sequence DNA.
GAAGAATTTGGTAACAATGGCTTTGCATTGACATCAAAATATTCTCACAGGTTGTGAATCTCATACCTTTTAATCCAATTGGATCATTAAGTCATTTCAGTACCAGTACCAATCAGAAAGTCACCACGTTTCAGAAAATATTGAGGGATACCTATGATATTCGCACAACTGTTCGCAAGGAAATGGGCCGAGATATAAGCGGTGCCTGTGGTCAATTGGTGGTTAATCTACCAGATAAGCGCTCCATCAGCAGCGCCGCTCCTCTAACAGACATTGAGGATCTCCATAGGCAGCAGAGTTAAAGGTACCTTTTATGTTTGGCTGTTCCTAAATTAGATTGAACTTTCAATCAGGAACCACTTGATCGGGTTTAATATTTGCAGAAATGTGATACCAAATTCAGTTGTAAAAGAAGTctgtttctttcttctttttattttttatcagtagtttttttaaaaagaagaccCGATAAGTCATTCATCACCCATGTACAGTATTGATGCACACAGAATCTAACCATGACCAATGCACTATCTGTACGCTTATTTCTGAAGGTTTGTTTAACTCTGTTTCTCAGAAATTCTATTTAAAAAGGAGAGACGATTAGCAGCTCTATCTACAGGGATATATGTAGCTTTCAGTCTTGACCGCAAGTTGACGTTGGTCCCTGCTATTAGTTGAAGGGGAGATGTGAACGGCGCATCACAGGCTCAAGGGAGATGTATACGACACATGACAAGCCGTCTTTCTAATGTTTCCTTTGTTTTTTCATGGAAAATGTAAATTCTTTTTTATTAGAAATCGCACTGAAGAGGCCTGGACGTGTACGAGAATATGTTCAAAGAGATGTGAGCACTAAAATATTTGGGAAAATGCATAGGTACCCCCAAACTTATCTCGTATTTGCTGTTACACACTTGTACTTTATGGGATCCTATTACCCTCTTCAACATTTTCGAAGTGAAATAAATACCCCCTTCAACATTTTCGAAGTGAAATAAATACCCCCTTGAAAAGTCTCAACCAGACCTGTGCTTAAGAGGTGAAATACACCCCCCTGGCAGATGCTgaatctttatttttttaatttttttttcttcttctttcttttttcttccatCATCCACCACCCCAACCACTACTCCACCATCGCTGGAGAAATAATAGAACCACATTAAAACTACCCATTTGATATATTCATTAGATCTTATCCTTGCTCATCAGAAATTGGACGATTAATATGATCTTTCCAAAAAATAGTTGCATATCTTATTAAATGGAATTGGTGGTGCTTCGATCTCCCTCAAGCACTGAGAACTTGATGTGACATAGTTTGAACGTTATTCACACTTCTAGGCGTCCGACCTTTAACCCTAAAAGAATAAAATCTCGATATCTTCCTTTAACTCAAGTACAGTAGCGAGTAGAAGAAAATTTCTGTTGAGGTTTCTTATTGTAATGAGATATGATTAGACAAGTGGCTGAAAAAATTTGTGACGAGGTGAAGAAAAATTGTCGTTGAGGTTTCTGCCATGGGGAGCTTGCAAAGATGAAGAAGAGGGAGAAAGGTTTACAGATAATGAAGTAAAATTAGTTTTAGTGTCCACTAAGAAACTGACACACGTAAGTATTAGTCAGtttttaacttatattttgcttCTCACTTGCTTCTAAGAGAGTGTACTCACTTTCTCTGCCATGTCATCACTCAAGGAGGTATTTAAGGATCCCGCAAAGTATAGGTGTGTAATAGCAAATAATGCATTTGAAgggtcccaaaatattttgtACGAACCTGAATCAGAAGACATCATAAGCTAGCTTTGGCATGCACATATGATCTGAGATCTCTGTATTCAGTTGTTCACTCAAGGTCCTCACCTAATTTTCGCAAGCTGCAATGTTAGCTGATCACAACCATGCCTTCCTTGGTTTAGGTTTTGGACGAACCCCGGTTCATAATTTCAATTCAGGAGTTGAGAAGAGaatttaacttttatatatatttatttatatattgcATTCAGTTAAAAAAGTGCAACACCTAATTGAACAATTGCCTCTGCTGTTCAAGTCGACTTTTCTTTCTGCAGGGGTTGAGGTCGACATCACAGATCGAACTTAACTTCAGCATAAGGGGTGACTGAAAGTGGGAACTACAAAGAAAGTGGTATATACAAAATAAGACATCAGACGCATACCGCATAAGTTTGCCAAAGAGAAATCATGCATAGTAGAAAAGATGGACAAATAATGGAACATATATTTATTTTGCATGAAAGACCCCAAACCCACATGTATGAGATTTCCCCCATGTTATTTAGGCATGAACTTAATATTCGAGTATAAAGATAATGTTGTATGCAGTTTTACTGCAGACTTCATTAACCAAAGATGAATTCAATCATTCCGTACAGAAGAATCCAAAGTGAAAATGGGTCCATGCTGTAATCAATCCTTGGTGCCTCACTAATCAGTGTTCACAGAACGCAACTAAAAACAGTATCTTGAGCAACGTCCTTCAAGTCCACAGCTAAAATCTTATCGCTAGGAGTCAACCGAACACAAATCCAAGCACCTAATGAAGATTTGAGTTGCTTAAAATCATAATTGAGTGGATTTTACAGCACTAGCTTTGGCCATCAGTAACAGTTCCCCTTGGCTTTTTTGagggaaaaaaagaaaacgaAACTACTACAAATCATCGCAGGATGAGGGGTCTATGAAGCCAATAGTTCTTCAATTTTGGCTATTTGATCTTCTTCATTCTTTGGAGTTGGACTCTTGTTTGCCTCATCATAAAGATCATGTTTCCACTTTTCAACCACCTTACTTTGATAATGTCCTTGCCTTGAATTGAATCTATCTCGCGCCCTGTAGTCACCATTGCCGTGATACCTGTCTCTTGGTGGAAACTTGCCCCTCCATGCTTCACCCCTGTTTGCATCCCTCTCACCAGTAAATGGTCTCTCATATCTACCAGGATGACGTGACATGTGCTCAGCTCTTTCATTCTTTCTTCCTCCAGCTACCTCAGAGTGCGAGGGATTAGGCTTAACAAGCTCCGTTGCTGCTTTCTCAACTTTCTCAGTATCCACTGGAATCTTTTCCTCTCTAAATGACCTTTTCTTCACAGGTGGTTTAGGATCTTCCTTTACTTCGAAGTACCTATCATGGCGCCAAACATCACTTTGTTTGCCTGAAACTTTGCTCTTATCATCATTCATCTGCTTATCAGTTGTTGTCGTTCTGTTCCAGTGCTCTTTCGGATCTTTCCACCATCCTCGCTCTTCACGGGAAACATAAGATGGTAACTATGTTGTGAATAATTTGTAATAGGCAAGTAGGAAAAAAAAAACGCAGGTAGGAAAGAAAAAACTTTCACAGATATCTTTAGCTAACTCTGCTATCAGGCATTTCCTGCTTTTCAAAATTAAGATCATGTGATTTGGCAGATTAAGAATATAAGGTACTTGCACCAAGGGCGTGGCCTAATGACCAATGAAGTGAGTGCAAACCTAAGAGACAAGGGTTCAAATTCTAGCAGAGATaaaaaaatactaggtgatttcatCTCCTTTGCCCAATTCTTGATGAGCAAAGTAACCCGGTCTCTATACTGGTGGAAGGTAGCAGGTACCCGGTGCAATAATCGAGGTGCGCTAAATCTGGCATGGAAACCACCgttataaaagaaaataataacgTAGTAATAACAAATTTAAATTCCTATCACAGCACCAAGCAATTAAAGAGGTCTCTCATAACAGAATATAAAGATCTGATCACAGGTCAAGTGAGACATCAAGAGTTAGAGGTCATACAACGGTCTGATCCTTGCTTTTGCTCCtcggcaaagaaaaagaaaaaaaaatggaaagttcAATACTCATCAAAATGCTAGGATAATATGTGGAAACTCACCAGTTGCTGCCTTATGCCTGGAGCTTCGATCAACTTGCCCAGCACTACCACGCTCATCGTGCTGTTATAAGACATGCACAGGCAAGTCTAACATTGTTATATACACGGATCTACTTGGAATCAACAGGCTGAACAATCCCACAACATCAGCCCCAATATAAGGAACAAAAACAGATAAACAAAATCAATGCACTAGTTTGAGGCAAATCTATCTTCGTCTACTCAAGTTCAGAAGctgtaatttattttatttatttttttgatacatagcatatatattttatttttaagcaACATTGTTCTTTCTTTAAGAATTAAAATTGTAGTTTCTTAATGAGGCTGAGTAATAAGAAAGAACTGGGAGGAAAGGAACGAAGCAACATTATTCTTACGATGCTCAAATTGAACACACCAAATTATCTAGATACAGACAAATGAAATCAAATATAACtgcttaaaaatataaatgaaataaa
It encodes the following:
- the LOC107820464 gene encoding uncharacterized protein LOC107820464 isoform X1, which gives rise to MSSRREGRDSDSKRHRSRFDQEPSPKRSRKHSRPEPERPPTTHNLDGGNNSERDLKHHRRLQDAVPLDASSAQDSKSDRTARKPSENVTVKDDGIKEPSDHNEGSRHRSSKNSSNPTEAPRSTSYFQHDERGSAGQVDRSSRHKAATERGWWKDPKEHWNRTTTTDKQMNDDKSKVSGKQSDVWRHDRYFEVKEDPKPPVKKRSFREEKIPVDTEKVEKAATELVKPNPSHSEVAGGRKNERAEHMSRHPGRYERPFTGERDANRGEAWRGKFPPRDRYHGNGDYRARDRFNSRQGHYQSKVVEKWKHDLYDEANKSPTPKNEEDQIAKIEELLAS
- the LOC107820464 gene encoding uncharacterized protein LOC107820464 isoform X2, which produces MRPKRSRKHSRPEPERPPTTHNLDGGNNSERDLKHHRRLQDAVPLDASSAQDSKSDRTARKPSENVTVKDDGIKEPSDHNEGSRHRSSKNSSNPTEAPRSTSYFQHDERGSAGQVDRSSRHKAATERGWWKDPKEHWNRTTTTDKQMNDDKSKVSGKQSDVWRHDRYFEVKEDPKPPVKKRSFREEKIPVDTEKVEKAATELVKPNPSHSEVAGGRKNERAEHMSRHPGRYERPFTGERDANRGEAWRGKFPPRDRYHGNGDYRARDRFNSRQGHYQSKVVEKWKHDLYDEANKSPTPKNEEDQIAKIEELLAS